A genomic region of Anas acuta chromosome 1, bAnaAcu1.1, whole genome shotgun sequence contains the following coding sequences:
- the MRPL57 gene encoding large ribosomal subunit protein mL63, with protein sequence MFLTTVLLRKRIPGKQWIGKYRQPRVVTLSMKQAMIRRLETEAENEYWLSRPYLTQEQEYNHNKEGRRAKWEALKSSLTSKFPEHRYMSDHLNHLNVSKKWTS encoded by the coding sequence ATGTTTTTAACAACAGTATTGCTCCGGAAGAGAATTCCTGGAAAACAATGGATTGGAAAATACAGGCAACCAAGAGTGGTCACCCTTTCGATGAAGCAGGCAATGATCCGAAGGTTGGAAACTGAAGCAGAGAACGAGTACTGGCTGAGTCGACCTTACCTGACACAGGAACAAGAGTACAATCATAACAAAGAAGGGAGACGTGCAAAATGGGAAGCTCTCAAAAGCTCCTTGACATCTAAGTTCCCTGAGCATAGATATATGAGCGATCACTTGAACCACTTGAATGTCTCAAAGAAATGGACATCTTGA